acggcgagaggagGCCTGATTGGATCATCGCCGACACGTTCCACCACTGGGCGCCCCTCGTCGCGCTACAGCACAAGGTGCCATGCGCGATGCTTCTCCCGAGCGCCTCCATGATGGTCGGATGGGCCATCCGGTCGTCGGAGCCAGCCGGCGCCTCCATGTTCGAGGTGCTCGGCGCCGTAGAAGAACGCCGGATGGACATGCCATGCTACGAGTGGGAGCAGAAGGCAGCTCTTTTCGTCGCCGATGGCGCGTCGGGCATGTCCATCATGAAGCGCTGCTCCTTGGCGATGGAGAGGTGCACGGTGGCGGCCATGCGGAGCTGCCCGGAGTGGGAGCCCGAGGCGTTCCAGCAGGTGGCGGCGGgcctgaagaagaagaacaagccGCTCATCCCCCTCGGcctcgtgccgccgtcgcccgacggaggccgccgccgtgccggcagCATGTCGACGGACAACTCCACTATGCAGTGGCTGGACGCGCAGCCGGCGAAGTCGGTGGTGTACGTGGCGCTGGGGAGCGAGGTGCCGCTGCGACTGGAGCAGGTGCACGAGCTGGCTCTCGGGCTGGAGCTCGCCGGGACACGGTTTCTGTGGGCGCTGAGGAAGCCCGCCGGCGTGGATGCCGCCGACGACGTGCTCCCTCCGGGTTACCGGGAACGGACGAACGGCCATGGACATGTCGCCATGGGGTGGGTACCGCAGATCGCCATACTGGCGCACGCCGCGGTGGGCGCGTTCTTGACGCACTGCGGCCGCAACTCGCTCGTCGAGGGGCTCATGTTTGGGAACCCTCTCATCATGTTGCCCATCTTCACGGACCAAGGGCCGAACGCGCGGCTCATGGAGGGTAACAAGGTAGGGTTGCAGGTGAGGCGGGATGACACGGACGGGTCGTTCGACCGCCATGGCGTCGCAGCCGCGGTCCGGGCCGTCATGGTGGAGGAAGAAACCAGGAGGGTGTTCGTAGCAAACGCCCTCAGGATGCAAAAGATTGTCACTGACAAGGAACTCCATGAGAGGTACATCGACGAGTTTATACAGCAGCTTGTTTCTCACGTCGCGGATAGCAGCTGCAATATTGCCACACCAGTTCCTTCCAGTTCTAGCTGAGATTATTTCTCTGTTACTGTAATTCTTGTCGTAATGGCTACGCGCACCTCATGTTGATGTAAAGAATGTGGGTAACACTACCCTTTACATCACTCTATCTTCCTTGTCCCATGCATTGTTTACTCCAATAATTATTAACttttcaagtttcactcaaattgAACTGTTTATCTTTCTTGTTGTTTGTCTTTCTTGTGAACCCTACCCAAAGTCGCCCGTGCAATGGCATCTCCTGGGCGAAAACCTAGCCACTGCAGCCCCGCTCCACCCAATCCGTCTTTCTGCCGCTGGCCAACAACGCAGTGAGCCGAGATGACGGTGGTGAGGTGGGAGAGATCTCGTGGAGTTCCGGCACAAATCTCAAATCATATAATAGTTTAGAATTTGTAGGATTTTAGAGATCATATAATAGTTCTGACAAATGTCAAGTAGACAGTAAAACAAACAAGCCTTCTTTTTCTGCATTACAAAATTATgcaaaattaattttctttatcACTAGTGCAGAAACACTTTTCTAGGTGCCTCATAACCTATTTACATTGGTGTTTCTCGATCCGTATTAGATGAGGTTGTACAAATAACGACAAACACTACTAGGGAGCGGGAAGCTACCGTAAATTAAAGTCTATATGTATCCATGAGTTTTCAGTCAATTGTCCTCCTGAATTTTATCTCATTCTCTACAGGAAAAGGTCGTACCCCTCCGAGGTCGTACCCCTCCTAGCACTATTTTGGGCGGTTTTGGGCTAGGCTAGATAACATGGTATTCCAGCGtggcaaaataataataataaaaataataatgggCC
The sequence above is drawn from the Oryza glaberrima chromosome 10, OglaRS2, whole genome shotgun sequence genome and encodes:
- the LOC127752803 gene encoding UDP-glycosyltransferase 91C1-like, giving the protein MDAGSKSSSSGPLHLVIFPWLAFGHLLPYLELAERVASRGHRVSFVSTPRNIARLPPVRPAAAARVDLVALPLPRVDGLPDGAECTNDVPSGKFDLLWKAFDALAAPFAEFLGAACRDAGDGERRPDWIIADTFHHWAPLVALQHKVPCAMLLPSASMMVGWAIRSSEPAGASMFEVLGAVEERRMDMPCYEWEQKAALFVADGASGMSIMKRCSLAMERCTVAAMRSCPEWEPEAFQQVAAGLKKKNKPLIPLGLVPPSPDGGRRRAGSMSTDNSTMQWLDAQPAKSVVYVALGSEVPLRLEQVHELALGLELAGTRFLWALRKPAGVDAADDVLPPGYRERTNGHGHVAMGWVPQIAILAHAAVGAFLTHCGRNSLVEGLMFGNPLIMLPIFTDQGPNARLMEGNKVGLQVRRDDTDGSFDRHGVAAAVRAVMVEEETRRVFVANALRMQKIVTDKELHERYIDEFIQQLVSHVADSSCNIATPVPSSSS